One part of the Lycium ferocissimum isolate CSIRO_LF1 chromosome 8, AGI_CSIRO_Lferr_CH_V1, whole genome shotgun sequence genome encodes these proteins:
- the LOC132067959 gene encoding protein ESMERALDA 1 isoform X2, with the protein MHAYNRLPSSGHSSPSTPSSPRSRSPRLRGTTNSNSGGGSGRVKPSSAARFTPPGAHRTLAHRLAWLILSVLLRRQGIFLFAPLLYIAGMLFYMGTVSFDVVPIIRHRPAPGSLYRSPQLYAKLRPEMDSDNSTAHAISTIWKNSYRGGEWRPCINKSSGGFPESNGYLYIEANGGLNQQRTSICNAVAVAGYLNATLVIPHFHFHSIWRDPSKFGDIYDEEFFVKTLASDVRVVNKIPDYVMQRFDYNMSNVYNFRIKAWSSISYYRDTVLPKLLEEKLIRISPFANRLSFDAPPTVQRLRCLANYEALRFSNSILSLGETLVSRMKERSANNSGKYISVHLRFEEDMVAFSCCIYDGGEEEKRDMDAARERGWKGKFTKPGRVIRPGAIRINGKCPLTPLEVGLMLRGMGFDKTTSIYLASGKIYDSERHMKPLLEMFPLLQTKEMLASPEELAPFQDGCHRLYCLPS; encoded by the exons atgcaCGCTTATAATAGGCTACCGAGTAGTGGACACAGCAGCCCATCAACGCCCTCATCGCCACGCTCCCGCTCTCCTCGTTTACGCGGTACTACTAATAGCAATAGTGGTGGTGGTAGTGGACGGGTCAAACCCAGCAGCGCAGCCCGTTTTACTCCTCCGGGTGCACACAGAACCCTTGCACATCGTCTTGCTTGGCTCATTCTATCTGTTCTTCTTCGTCGACAGGGGATATTCCTGTTTGCTCCTTTGCTATACATAGCTGGGATGTTATTTTACATGGGCACTGTATCCTTTGATGTTGTTCCTATCATCAGGCACCGCCCTGCTCCCGGCTCTCTTTATCGCAGCCCTCAGCTCTATGCCAAACTCCGACCCGAAATGGACTCTGATAATTCCACTGCTCATGCG ATATCAACAATATGGAAAAATTCCTATAGAGGTGGTGAATGGAGACCATGCATTAACAAATCCTCAGGAG GTTTTCCTGAATCAAATGGTTACCTTTATATTGAGGCAAATGGTGGTCTGAATCAgcaaaggacgtcg ATATGCAATGCTGTTGCTGTGGCAGGTTATCTTAATGCAACCCTGGTCATCCCACACTTCCATTTTCATAGTATTTGGAGGGATCCAAG CAAGTTCGGAGATATCTATGATGAAGAATTTTTTGTTAAAACCCTAGCCAGTGATGTGCGAGTGGTGAACAAGATTCCTGATTATGTTATGCAAAGGTTCGATTACAATATGAGCAATGTTTACAACTTCAGGATCAAAGCTTGGTCCTCCATCAGTTACTACAGGGATACAGTTCTTCCAAAGCTGCTCGAAGAAAA GCTCATCAGAATATCCCCATTCGCAAACCGTTTATCATTTGATGCTCCTCCAACCGTTCAGCGGCTTAGGTGCCTGGCAAATTATGAAGCCCTTAGattttcaaattccattttGAGTTTGGGGGAAACATTGGTGTCAAGAATGAAAGAACGGAGTGCCAATAATAGTGGAAAGTATATCTCTGTGCATCTCCGCTTTGAGGAG GATATGGTGGCTTTCTCTTGTTGCATATATGATGgtggtgaagaagaaaaaagggacATGGATGCTGCAAGAGAGAGAGGATGGAAGGGAAAATTTACAAAACCTGGTCGTGTGATTCGTCCTGGAGCTATCAGGATTAATGGCAAGTGTCCCTTAACTCCTTTAGAG gttggtttgatgttgagAGGCATGGGATTTGACAAGACTACATCCATCTATTTAGCATCTGGAAAAATATACGACTCTGAGCGACATATGAAACCACTATTAGAGATGTTTCCTCTTTTACAAACTAAAGAAATGCTGGCATCCCCAGAAGAATTAGCTCCATTTCAG GATGGCTGCCATAGACTATACTGTTTGCCTTCATAG
- the LOC132067959 gene encoding protein ESMERALDA 1 isoform X1: MHAYNRLPSSGHSSPSTPSSPRSRSPRLRGTTNSNSGGGSGRVKPSSAARFTPPGAHRTLAHRLAWLILSVLLRRQGIFLFAPLLYIAGMLFYMGTVSFDVVPIIRHRPAPGSLYRSPQLYAKLRPEMDSDNSTAHAISTIWKNSYRGGEWRPCINKSSGGFPESNGYLYIEANGGLNQQRTSICNAVAVAGYLNATLVIPHFHFHSIWRDPSKFGDIYDEEFFVKTLASDVRVVNKIPDYVMQRFDYNMSNVYNFRIKAWSSISYYRDTVLPKLLEEKLIRISPFANRLSFDAPPTVQRLRCLANYEALRFSNSILSLGETLVSRMKERSANNSGKYISVHLRFEEDMVAFSCCIYDGGEEEKRDMDAARERGWKGKFTKPGRVIRPGAIRINGKCPLTPLEVGLMLRGMGFDKTTSIYLASGKIYDSERHMKPLLEMFPLLQTKEMLASPEELAPFQNYSSRMAAIDYTVCLHSEVFVTTQGGNFPHFLLGHRRYLYGGHSRTIRPDKRKLALLYDNPNIGWRSFKRQMLNIRAHSDSKGIEIKRPNDSIYSFPCPDCMCRSNKTEDSRSSSVT; encoded by the exons atgcaCGCTTATAATAGGCTACCGAGTAGTGGACACAGCAGCCCATCAACGCCCTCATCGCCACGCTCCCGCTCTCCTCGTTTACGCGGTACTACTAATAGCAATAGTGGTGGTGGTAGTGGACGGGTCAAACCCAGCAGCGCAGCCCGTTTTACTCCTCCGGGTGCACACAGAACCCTTGCACATCGTCTTGCTTGGCTCATTCTATCTGTTCTTCTTCGTCGACAGGGGATATTCCTGTTTGCTCCTTTGCTATACATAGCTGGGATGTTATTTTACATGGGCACTGTATCCTTTGATGTTGTTCCTATCATCAGGCACCGCCCTGCTCCCGGCTCTCTTTATCGCAGCCCTCAGCTCTATGCCAAACTCCGACCCGAAATGGACTCTGATAATTCCACTGCTCATGCG ATATCAACAATATGGAAAAATTCCTATAGAGGTGGTGAATGGAGACCATGCATTAACAAATCCTCAGGAG GTTTTCCTGAATCAAATGGTTACCTTTATATTGAGGCAAATGGTGGTCTGAATCAgcaaaggacgtcg ATATGCAATGCTGTTGCTGTGGCAGGTTATCTTAATGCAACCCTGGTCATCCCACACTTCCATTTTCATAGTATTTGGAGGGATCCAAG CAAGTTCGGAGATATCTATGATGAAGAATTTTTTGTTAAAACCCTAGCCAGTGATGTGCGAGTGGTGAACAAGATTCCTGATTATGTTATGCAAAGGTTCGATTACAATATGAGCAATGTTTACAACTTCAGGATCAAAGCTTGGTCCTCCATCAGTTACTACAGGGATACAGTTCTTCCAAAGCTGCTCGAAGAAAA GCTCATCAGAATATCCCCATTCGCAAACCGTTTATCATTTGATGCTCCTCCAACCGTTCAGCGGCTTAGGTGCCTGGCAAATTATGAAGCCCTTAGattttcaaattccattttGAGTTTGGGGGAAACATTGGTGTCAAGAATGAAAGAACGGAGTGCCAATAATAGTGGAAAGTATATCTCTGTGCATCTCCGCTTTGAGGAG GATATGGTGGCTTTCTCTTGTTGCATATATGATGgtggtgaagaagaaaaaagggacATGGATGCTGCAAGAGAGAGAGGATGGAAGGGAAAATTTACAAAACCTGGTCGTGTGATTCGTCCTGGAGCTATCAGGATTAATGGCAAGTGTCCCTTAACTCCTTTAGAG gttggtttgatgttgagAGGCATGGGATTTGACAAGACTACATCCATCTATTTAGCATCTGGAAAAATATACGACTCTGAGCGACATATGAAACCACTATTAGAGATGTTTCCTCTTTTACAAACTAAAGAAATGCTGGCATCCCCAGAAGAATTAGCTCCATTTCAG AATTACTCTTCCAGGATGGCTGCCATAGACTATACTGTTTGCCTTCATAGCGAAGTATTTGTGACCACTCAGGGAGGCAATTTCCCCCACTTTCTGTTGGGCCATCGAAGATACTTATATGGTGGACACTCCAGGACCATCAGACCAGACAAGAGGAAGTTAGCTTTGTTATATGATAATCCCAATATCGG GTGGAGGAGCTTCAAGCGGCAAATGCTTAATATACGAGCACATAGTGATTCAAAAGGAATTGAGATTAAAAGGCCAAATGACTCAATATATTCATTCCCTTGCCCAGACTGCATGTGCCGGAGTAACAAGACTGAAGATTCTAGATCATCCTCAGTAACGTGA